From a single Sebastes umbrosus isolate fSebUmb1 chromosome 17, fSebUmb1.pri, whole genome shotgun sequence genomic region:
- the LOC119475485 gene encoding uncharacterized protein LOC119475485 isoform X2 produces the protein MLTKDDKYIILKTKNQRVIQHEEYVNLFDLFTNGKIKLGHAMKKHSGDYLLEEFGSDGVLWKKVNVRLEIQAPVSKPAVSQMCLSPEQMNIRCSSEGDGVEFNWTLNGFLLVPTSQFPSNMTANIESLTGKKTERDKPSVSYVTISFLGQQTGNLMCGVWNNVSRDETVIHLTGCKDFVSSFPVMIVAVTASAVTLLLLVALCLGIIKLHNKPRSTTVNEDNTEEDVIYTTVRIIQNP, from the exons ATGTTGACAAAGGATGACAAATATAttattctaaaaacaaaaaatcagaGAGTGATTCAGCATGAAGAATATGTGAATTTGTTTGACCTCTTCACCAATGGAAAAATCAAACTGGGTCACGCAATGAAGAAACACTCTGGAGATTACCTGTTGGAAGAATTTGGATCTGATGGTGTTTTATGGAAAAAAGTGAATGTGCGTCTAGAAATACAAg CTCCTGTGTCAAAGCCAGCTGTTTCCCAGATGTGTTTGTCACCAGAACAGATGAACATCAGGTGCTCCTCTGAGGGAGATGGAGTAGAGTTCAATTGGACCTTGAACGGTTTCTTACTGGTGCCGACCAGCCAGTTCCCGAGCAACATGACAGCGAACATCGAGTCActgactggaaaaaaaactgaacgaGACAAACCGAGTGTTTCATATGTTACCATCAGCTTCCTCGGTCAGCAGACAGGAAACTTGATGTGTGGTGTTTGGAACAATGTGAGCAGAGATGAAACAGTTATTCATCTGACAGGCTgtaaag aTTTTGTTTCTTCCTTCCCTGTTATGATCGTGGCTGTGACAGCTAGTGCTGTCACTCTCCTTCTCCTTGTGGCTCTGTGCCTTGGCATAATAAAACTTCACAACAAACCAAGATCCACAACTGTTAATGAGG ATAACACTGAAGAGGACGTTATCTACACAACTGTTAGAATAATACAGAATCCTTAA
- the LOC119475485 gene encoding uncharacterized protein LOC119475485 isoform X1, whose product MLTKDDKYIILKTKNQRVIQHEEYVNLFDLFTNGKIKLGHAMKKHSGDYLLEEFGSDGVLWKKVNVRLEIQAPVSKPAVSQMCLSPEQMNIRCSSEGDGVEFNWTLNGFLLVPTSQFPSNMTANIESLTGKKTERDKPSVSYVTISFLGQQTGNLMCGVWNNVSRDETVIHLTGCKDFVSSFPVMIVAVTASAVTLLLLVALCLGIIKLHNKPRSTTVNEGKLKLFSHVFFYLTKDHIEIKLG is encoded by the exons ATGTTGACAAAGGATGACAAATATAttattctaaaaacaaaaaatcagaGAGTGATTCAGCATGAAGAATATGTGAATTTGTTTGACCTCTTCACCAATGGAAAAATCAAACTGGGTCACGCAATGAAGAAACACTCTGGAGATTACCTGTTGGAAGAATTTGGATCTGATGGTGTTTTATGGAAAAAAGTGAATGTGCGTCTAGAAATACAAg CTCCTGTGTCAAAGCCAGCTGTTTCCCAGATGTGTTTGTCACCAGAACAGATGAACATCAGGTGCTCCTCTGAGGGAGATGGAGTAGAGTTCAATTGGACCTTGAACGGTTTCTTACTGGTGCCGACCAGCCAGTTCCCGAGCAACATGACAGCGAACATCGAGTCActgactggaaaaaaaactgaacgaGACAAACCGAGTGTTTCATATGTTACCATCAGCTTCCTCGGTCAGCAGACAGGAAACTTGATGTGTGGTGTTTGGAACAATGTGAGCAGAGATGAAACAGTTATTCATCTGACAGGCTgtaaag aTTTTGTTTCTTCCTTCCCTGTTATGATCGTGGCTGTGACAGCTAGTGCTGTCACTCTCCTTCTCCTTGTGGCTCTGTGCCTTGGCATAATAAAACTTCACAACAAACCAAGATCCACAACTGTTAATGAGGGTAAGTTAAAGCTGTTCTCCCATGTCTTCTTCTATCTCACTAAGGACCATATTGAAATTAAGTTAGGTTAA